The following proteins come from a genomic window of Sinorhizobium fredii NGR234:
- the scpA gene encoding methylmalonyl-CoA mutase, translating to MTETTTTNDWEALAEKELKASPESLTWHTPEGIEVKPLYTRDDLSDIGSLDSLPGFEPFLRGPRATMYAGRPWTIRQYAGFSTAEASNAFYRRNLAAGQQGVSVAFDLATHRGYDSDHPRVEGDVGKAGVAIDSVEDMKVLFDGIPLEKISVSMTMNGAVIPILASFIVAGEEQGVPREKLSGTIQNDILKEFMVRNTYIYPPEPSMRIVADIIEYTAKEMPKFNSISISGYHMQEAGATLVQELAFTLADGREYVRAALAKGLNVDDFAGRLSFFFAIGMNFFMEAAKLRAARLLWTRIMKEFEPKKASSLMLRTHCQTSGVSLAEQDPYNNIIRTAFEAMSAVLGGTQSLHTNSFDEAIALPTEFSARIARNTQLILQHETGVTKVVDPLAGSYYVESLTNELAEKAWALIEEVEALGGMTKAVNAGLPKRLIEEAATRRQAAVDRGDEVIVGVNKYRLESEEPIDILQIDNSAVRAAQVKRIEETRRRRDSRKVKETLDALADVAKSGKGNLLAAAVEAARARATVGEISDAMRQAFGDYTAVPEVVTDIYGKAYEGDPELGVLAGRLDDATKRLGHKPKIMVAKLGQDGHDRGAKVIASAFGDIGFDVVAGPLFQTPDEAAELALAEEVTVVGVSSLAAGHKTLMPQLAEALKKRGGEDIIVVCGGVIPRQDYQYLMENGVSAVFGPGTHVLDAARAVLDLIEGKRRNV from the coding sequence ATGACCGAGACAACGACCACCAACGACTGGGAAGCCCTCGCCGAGAAGGAGCTCAAAGCCTCCCCCGAGAGCCTCACCTGGCACACCCCGGAAGGCATCGAGGTCAAGCCGCTCTATACGCGCGACGACCTCTCGGACATCGGCTCGCTCGACTCGCTGCCGGGCTTCGAGCCGTTCCTGCGCGGTCCCCGCGCCACCATGTATGCCGGCCGGCCCTGGACGATCCGGCAATATGCCGGCTTCTCCACGGCGGAAGCGTCGAATGCCTTCTACCGCAGGAACCTTGCCGCCGGCCAGCAGGGCGTCTCGGTCGCCTTCGACCTCGCCACCCACCGCGGCTATGACAGCGACCATCCGCGCGTCGAGGGCGACGTCGGCAAGGCGGGCGTGGCGATCGACTCGGTCGAGGACATGAAGGTCCTGTTCGACGGTATCCCGCTCGAGAAGATCTCCGTGTCGATGACCATGAACGGCGCGGTGATCCCGATCCTCGCCTCCTTCATCGTCGCCGGCGAGGAACAGGGCGTGCCGCGCGAAAAACTCTCCGGGACCATCCAGAACGACATCCTCAAGGAGTTCATGGTCCGCAACACCTATATCTACCCGCCGGAACCCTCGATGCGGATCGTCGCCGACATCATCGAATATACGGCGAAGGAGATGCCGAAGTTCAATTCGATCTCGATCTCCGGCTATCACATGCAGGAGGCCGGCGCGACGCTGGTGCAGGAGCTTGCCTTCACGCTCGCCGACGGGCGCGAATATGTGCGCGCCGCACTCGCCAAGGGGCTGAACGTCGACGACTTCGCCGGCCGGCTCTCGTTCTTCTTCGCAATCGGCATGAACTTCTTCATGGAGGCAGCGAAGCTCCGCGCCGCACGGCTCTTGTGGACGCGGATCATGAAGGAGTTCGAGCCGAAGAAGGCATCGTCGCTGATGCTCCGGACCCACTGCCAGACCTCCGGCGTGTCGCTTGCCGAGCAGGATCCGTACAACAACATCATCCGTACCGCCTTCGAGGCGATGTCGGCGGTGCTCGGCGGCACCCAATCGCTGCACACCAATTCCTTCGACGAGGCGATCGCCCTGCCGACCGAGTTTTCCGCCCGCATCGCCCGCAACACGCAGCTGATCCTCCAGCACGAGACCGGGGTGACCAAGGTCGTCGATCCGCTGGCCGGCTCCTACTACGTCGAGAGCCTGACGAACGAGCTTGCCGAGAAGGCCTGGGCGCTGATCGAGGAGGTCGAGGCGCTCGGCGGCATGACCAAGGCGGTCAATGCCGGCCTGCCGAAACGGCTGATCGAAGAAGCGGCGACGCGGCGCCAGGCGGCGGTCGACCGGGGCGACGAGGTCATCGTCGGTGTCAACAAGTACCGGCTCGAGAGCGAAGAGCCGATCGACATCCTGCAGATTGACAACTCCGCAGTCCGCGCCGCGCAGGTCAAGCGGATCGAGGAGACCAGGCGCCGCCGTGACTCGCGGAAGGTCAAGGAGACGCTGGACGCGTTGGCCGACGTGGCGAAGAGCGGCAAGGGAAATCTGCTCGCCGCCGCAGTCGAGGCCGCCCGGGCGCGCGCCACCGTCGGCGAGATCTCCGACGCGATGCGGCAGGCCTTCGGCGATTACACCGCGGTCCCGGAAGTCGTCACCGACATCTACGGCAAGGCCTACGAGGGCGACCCGGAACTCGGGGTGCTCGCCGGACGCCTCGATGACGCGACGAAGCGGCTCGGCCACAAGCCGAAGATCATGGTCGCCAAGCTCGGCCAGGACGGCCACGACCGCGGCGCCAAGGTGATCGCCTCGGCCTTCGGCGACATCGGCTTCGACGTCGTCGCCGGCCCGCTGTTCCAGACGCCGGACGAGGCGGCCGAGCTGGCGCTTGCCGAAGAGGTGACCGTAGTCGGCGTCTCCTCGCTCGCCGCCGGCCACAAGACGCTGATGCCGCAACTCGCCGAAGCGCTGAAGAAGCGCGGCGGCGAGGACATCATCGTCGTTTGCGGCGGCGTCATCCCGCGGCAGGACTACCAGTACCTCATGGAAAACGGCGTCTCCGCCGTCTTCGGCCCGGGTACTCATGTGCTCGACGCCGCCCGCGCCGTCCTCGATCTGATCGAAGGCAAGCGACGCAACGTCTGA
- a CDS encoding citryl-CoA lyase — MQIGKPHEAITRICQASAESVEVRGRDLCRDLMGRLSFTEYFYLLLTGREPTDNQRYFLDLLLIAIAEHGMMPTVQAARMTLAAEPDSLQGALAAGLLGCGPVLVGTSERCGKLLAEAQARVAAGENAKAVALDMLREIRKAGGKLPGFGHPVHRPTDPRAERILELADMRGVGGAHVRMARDFRAAAAEVWGKPLVMNVSMPIAAVLLDLEFPVAMIKAVPLLARAGGLLAHLAEEQQNPIGFTLAAHAEAAVTYRNDEGGG; from the coding sequence ATGCAGATCGGCAAACCTCACGAGGCGATCACCCGCATTTGCCAGGCAAGTGCGGAGAGCGTCGAAGTGCGCGGCCGCGATCTCTGCCGCGATCTCATGGGACGGCTGAGCTTTACGGAGTATTTCTACCTGCTGCTGACCGGCCGGGAGCCGACGGACAACCAGCGCTACTTTCTCGACCTGCTGCTCATTGCCATTGCCGAGCATGGCATGATGCCGACGGTCCAGGCGGCCCGCATGACGCTTGCGGCCGAACCGGATTCGCTGCAGGGCGCTCTCGCTGCAGGACTTCTCGGCTGCGGTCCCGTCCTGGTCGGAACGTCGGAACGGTGCGGCAAGCTCCTGGCCGAGGCGCAGGCCCGTGTCGCGGCCGGCGAGAATGCGAAGGCGGTCGCCCTGGACATGCTGCGGGAGATCCGCAAGGCCGGCGGCAAGCTGCCGGGCTTCGGACATCCGGTGCATCGCCCGACCGATCCGCGCGCCGAACGCATTCTCGAACTCGCCGACATGCGCGGCGTCGGCGGAGCGCATGTGCGCATGGCGCGAGACTTCCGCGCCGCGGCCGCCGAGGTCTGGGGAAAGCCTCTTGTCATGAATGTCTCGATGCCGATCGCTGCCGTGCTTCTGGATCTCGAGTTTCCCGTTGCGATGATCAAGGCCGTGCCGCTGCTGGCCCGTGCCGGTGGCCTGCTCGCCCACCTGGCGGAAGAGCAGCAGAACCCGATCGGCTTCACCCTGGCGGCGCATGCGGAAGCTGCAGTCACCTACCGGAACGACGAGGGTGGTGGCTGA
- a CDS encoding phenylacetate--CoA ligase family protein — MMFEPHVETLPWRDQIRSDDALYRKQIAYLLAHSRFYQGKLRDAGFETVERIGGLEAIAELPLTEKSEVRASCSEAEPMGTHVAVPMDRIVRIYSTSGTTGTPSYIPLTAQDLDNWVTTSARSYSASGIGHGEAIVSTYNAGPFAAGAALGAFDRLGMCHIPVGTGNTERLMTAIRLLKPSAAVMTPSYAAYLGEWAADRGLDLKGSSVRRLLVAGEPGGGEAKLRARLEEAWGAKVTEAMGIGDIGVSLWGECEEQCGMHLGARGFVHAELIDPETETPSPLEDGAKGELVLTHLRHQAAPMLRFRTRDHVEIWTSVCRCGRTAPRARCIGRTDDLLIVRGVNVFPSAIRDVVNEFAPAVSGVVLIKPLSAGARQEPPLPVSVERARDSEGTPELAEKIQKRIRDVLVVSTRIELVPWGTLQRSEYKSKLVQHQAG; from the coding sequence ATGATGTTCGAGCCCCATGTCGAGACGCTGCCCTGGCGCGATCAGATCCGGTCGGATGACGCGCTCTACCGGAAACAGATCGCATACCTCCTGGCGCATTCGCGCTTCTATCAAGGCAAGCTCCGGGATGCCGGTTTCGAGACGGTCGAAAGGATCGGTGGATTGGAGGCGATCGCCGAGCTTCCGCTGACCGAGAAGAGCGAGGTCCGGGCGAGTTGCAGTGAGGCGGAGCCGATGGGTACCCATGTTGCCGTGCCGATGGACCGGATCGTCCGCATCTACTCCACCAGCGGCACGACCGGAACGCCCAGCTATATTCCGCTGACGGCGCAAGATCTCGACAATTGGGTGACGACGTCGGCGCGCAGCTATTCGGCCTCGGGGATCGGACACGGCGAGGCGATCGTTTCGACTTACAACGCCGGGCCCTTCGCTGCCGGTGCAGCACTCGGCGCCTTCGACCGGCTCGGCATGTGCCATATCCCGGTCGGCACGGGAAACACCGAACGGCTGATGACTGCCATCCGGCTATTAAAACCTTCGGCAGCGGTAATGACACCCTCCTACGCGGCCTATCTCGGCGAATGGGCCGCCGATCGCGGCCTCGATCTCAAAGGCTCCAGCGTCCGCCGGCTGCTCGTCGCCGGCGAACCCGGCGGCGGCGAAGCGAAATTGCGGGCGCGCCTCGAAGAGGCATGGGGCGCGAAGGTCACGGAGGCCATGGGCATCGGCGATATCGGCGTGTCTCTCTGGGGCGAATGCGAGGAGCAATGCGGCATGCATCTCGGCGCACGCGGCTTCGTCCATGCCGAGCTGATCGATCCTGAAACCGAAACGCCGAGCCCCCTCGAGGATGGCGCGAAAGGCGAGCTGGTGCTCACCCATCTTCGCCATCAGGCCGCACCGATGCTGCGGTTTCGCACCCGCGACCATGTCGAGATATGGACCTCTGTTTGTCGATGCGGACGGACGGCGCCGCGTGCGCGCTGCATCGGCCGGACGGACGACCTGTTGATCGTCCGCGGCGTGAATGTCTTTCCGTCCGCGATCCGCGACGTGGTGAACGAATTTGCGCCGGCGGTCAGCGGTGTCGTCCTGATAAAACCCTTGAGCGCCGGCGCCCGTCAGGAGCCGCCCTTGCCGGTCTCGGTGGAACGCGCCAGGGACAGCGAAGGCACGCCGGAGCTCGCCGAAAAGATCCAGAAGCGCATCCGCGACGTGCTCGTCGTTTCCACGCGGATAGAACTCGTGCCCTGGGGCACGCTGCAGCGCAGCGAATACAAGTCGAAACTGGTGCAGCACCAAGCGGGATGA
- a CDS encoding VOC family protein, translating to MRKLQAQGVHHITLVGADRQTSIDFWEGILGMPFIFEQPNLDRASESHLYFDPGDGRLITVFTDENRRPDPKRTSTDVGCVHHIAFAVSRATFLQTVERLNEREIKHSGVKDRGFMDSIYFEDPLGLLVELASYRFEPPAGHSHADVLMEAHNIRLARGDYAIAEVHLADAIEALVESTRPTLSADRTPKDPYGSS from the coding sequence ATGCGGAAGCTTCAAGCGCAGGGGGTCCATCACATCACGCTGGTCGGCGCGGACCGGCAGACTTCGATCGACTTCTGGGAGGGCATTCTCGGCATGCCCTTCATCTTCGAACAACCGAACCTCGACCGGGCGTCGGAAAGCCATCTCTATTTCGACCCGGGCGACGGCCGGCTGATCACCGTTTTCACCGACGAGAACCGCAGGCCCGACCCGAAGCGGACATCGACGGATGTCGGCTGCGTGCATCACATCGCCTTCGCCGTCTCGCGCGCCACGTTCCTGCAGACGGTCGAGCGTTTGAACGAGCGGGAAATCAAGCACAGCGGCGTCAAAGATCGCGGCTTCATGGACTCGATCTATTTTGAAGACCCGCTTGGGCTCCTGGTCGAGCTCGCCTCCTATCGCTTCGAGCCGCCGGCCGGCCACAGCCATGCCGACGTGTTGATGGAGGCGCACAACATCCGGCTGGCGCGCGGCGACTATGCCATTGCCGAAGTGCATCTCGCCGATGCGATCGAGGCGCTGGTCGAAAGCACCCGGCCAACGCTTTCGGCGGACCGCACGCCAAAGGACCCCTACGGATCGTCATGA
- a CDS encoding glutathione S-transferase family protein, whose amino-acid sequence MATIKLNVIKPSVNNMTVRVFLRAAKLDFAEHDVYGQTRSAEYLARAPSHLTPMIETAELPKGALWESCAIMQYLCNKHGLDQFYPKDPEARAMIDSAMFYLIGTFYPYLARATYPALNFPQYPGEVGFSDADAETKERARGAAADALAEPLEVFRAFYMGDKPFIGGDRPSIADIRLASTLEFLAAIDYSLPDWARTYVSAMEKSLGDAYSEPAADVRGYIDYVKSL is encoded by the coding sequence ATGGCAACGATAAAACTCAACGTGATCAAGCCCAGCGTCAACAACATGACGGTGCGCGTCTTCTTAAGGGCGGCGAAGCTCGATTTTGCCGAGCATGACGTCTACGGGCAGACGCGCTCCGCCGAGTATCTGGCACGCGCCCCGTCGCACCTGACGCCGATGATCGAAACGGCGGAGCTGCCGAAGGGCGCCCTCTGGGAAAGCTGCGCGATCATGCAATATCTCTGCAACAAGCACGGGCTCGATCAGTTCTATCCGAAGGACCCCGAGGCGCGCGCGATGATCGACAGCGCCATGTTCTACCTGATCGGCACCTTCTATCCCTATCTGGCGCGCGCCACCTACCCGGCTCTCAATTTCCCGCAATATCCGGGCGAGGTCGGCTTCAGCGACGCGGACGCCGAGACCAAGGAACGAGCCCGCGGGGCCGCCGCAGACGCGCTCGCCGAACCGCTCGAGGTCTTCCGCGCCTTCTACATGGGCGACAAGCCGTTCATCGGCGGCGACAGGCCATCGATCGCCGACATAAGGCTTGCCTCGACGCTCGAGTTCCTGGCGGCGATCGATTATTCCCTGCCGGACTGGGCCAGGACCTATGTATCGGCGATGGAAAAGTCGCTCGGCGACGCCTACAGCGAACCGGCCGCCGATGTCCGCGGCTATATCGACTATGTAAAGTCGCTGTAG
- a CDS encoding selenium-binding family protein — MTTWRPDPSFYPSPRMAAKAPKETLAYVAAFDPDRLRPDAIAVVDVDPASSSYSKIVGQVDMPNVGDELHHFGWNACSSCLCPNAPHPHVERRYLVVPGLRSSRLHIIDTKPDPRKPQIVRVIEPEEVAERANYSRLHTIHCGPEGIYVNALADRDGKAPGGIFLLDHDSFDVLGQWEMDRGPQKLAYDFWWHLGHDTMITSEWGTPDTFENGLVPEVLLGSNYGRRLHFWDLHTRKHLQEIDFGEEHQLVFELRPAHDPTRAYGFVGCVISLKDLSASIWTWYRDGNQWAVKKVIEIPAEPADPDLLPPVLKGFKAVAPLVTDIDLSMDDRFLYVSCWGTGDMIQYDVSDPLAPKETGRVRIGGIVARAAHPKASNGPLNGGPQMVEISRDGKRVYFTNSLYGAIDPQFYPEGLDGWMVKLDVGDDGGIAFDETFFVDWPKGHRPHQVRLEGGDCSSDSYCYP; from the coding sequence ATGACGACGTGGCGACCCGATCCCTCCTTCTATCCATCTCCACGCATGGCCGCAAAGGCTCCGAAAGAGACGCTCGCCTATGTGGCGGCCTTCGACCCCGACCGGCTGCGGCCGGACGCGATCGCCGTCGTCGACGTCGACCCGGCCTCTTCGAGCTATTCAAAGATCGTCGGACAGGTGGATATGCCGAATGTCGGCGACGAGCTTCACCATTTCGGCTGGAATGCCTGCTCCTCCTGTCTCTGCCCGAACGCGCCGCATCCGCATGTCGAGCGCCGCTACCTCGTCGTGCCGGGCCTCAGGTCATCGCGGCTGCATATTATCGATACGAAGCCCGATCCGAGGAAACCGCAGATCGTCCGCGTCATCGAGCCCGAGGAAGTCGCCGAACGAGCCAATTATTCGCGGCTGCACACGATCCATTGCGGACCGGAAGGCATATACGTCAACGCGCTGGCCGACCGCGACGGCAAGGCGCCCGGCGGCATCTTCCTGCTCGACCACGACAGCTTCGACGTGCTCGGCCAATGGGAAATGGACCGCGGGCCGCAGAAGCTTGCCTATGATTTCTGGTGGCATCTCGGCCACGACACGATGATCACCAGCGAATGGGGGACGCCCGACACCTTCGAGAACGGCCTCGTTCCGGAGGTGCTGCTCGGCTCGAATTACGGCCGCCGGCTGCATTTCTGGGATTTGCATACGCGCAAGCACCTTCAGGAGATCGATTTCGGCGAGGAGCACCAGCTCGTCTTCGAACTGCGGCCCGCCCATGATCCGACCAGGGCCTATGGTTTTGTCGGTTGCGTCATCAGCCTCAAGGACCTCTCGGCGTCGATCTGGACCTGGTATCGCGACGGCAATCAGTGGGCGGTGAAGAAGGTGATCGAGATACCGGCAGAGCCGGCCGATCCCGACCTTCTGCCGCCCGTGCTCAAGGGCTTCAAGGCGGTGGCGCCGCTGGTGACCGACATCGACCTCTCGATGGACGATCGCTTCCTCTACGTGTCCTGCTGGGGTACCGGCGATATGATCCAGTACGACGTTTCCGATCCGCTTGCGCCGAAAGAGACGGGACGGGTGCGGATCGGCGGGATCGTGGCGCGGGCGGCGCATCCGAAGGCGTCGAACGGCCCCCTCAACGGCGGACCGCAGATGGTGGAGATCAGTCGCGACGGCAAGCGGGTCTATTTCACCAACTCGCTCTACGGCGCCATCGACCCGCAATTCTATCCGGAGGGCTTGGACGGCTGGATGGTGAAGCTCGACGTCGGCGACGATGGCGGGATTGCCTTCGACGAGACCTTTTTCGTCGACTGGCCGAAGGGCCACCGCCCGCACCAGGTTCGGCTCGAAGGCGGCGACTGCTCGTCCGATTCCTATTGCTATCCGTGA
- a CDS encoding DUF1905 domain-containing protein, which produces MAEFEFDAELWLYPGKGGWHFITLPADIAGQIRFLTEPKTRGWRSETVIARTGWTEWTTSIFPDKASGSFLLPVKAEVRRQEKLVAGQVVRIILMLNRA; this is translated from the coding sequence ATGGCCGAATTCGAGTTCGACGCGGAGCTCTGGCTCTATCCCGGAAAGGGCGGCTGGCATTTCATCACGCTGCCGGCAGACATTGCCGGGCAGATCAGGTTCCTCACCGAACCGAAAACGCGCGGCTGGCGCAGCGAGACGGTGATCGCACGGACGGGCTGGACCGAGTGGACGACGTCGATCTTCCCGGACAAGGCCTCGGGTTCGTTTCTGTTGCCGGTGAAGGCGGAGGTTCGGCGACAGGAGAAGCTAGTGGCCGGCCAGGTTGTCAGGATCATTTTGATGCTGAATCGCGCCTAA
- the phnF gene encoding phosphonate metabolism transcriptional regulator PhnF has protein sequence MAVRKTVERQTGVALWRQIADRIRLAISNGDYDATGMVPPETALAEEFGVNRHTVRSALSALADEGLVRAVQGRGTLIERKERVTYPISRRTRFSQGLGRQVKEIGTRLFAHAQVPASGEIAAALGIAPGAGVIELRTVSSGDGRPLSAAVSYFPADRFPRMAEEYARLGSITKAFAAHGLGDYVRASTEIVARHADAEELALLALSPGAIVLEAHAVNADLEGRPVEFSRTRFAADRMKLRIET, from the coding sequence GTGGCAGTGAGAAAGACGGTCGAGCGACAGACCGGCGTAGCGCTCTGGCGGCAGATCGCTGACCGCATAAGGCTGGCAATCAGCAATGGCGATTACGACGCGACCGGCATGGTGCCGCCCGAGACGGCGCTGGCTGAGGAGTTCGGCGTCAACCGCCACACGGTGCGCAGCGCGCTTTCGGCGCTTGCAGACGAGGGGCTCGTCCGCGCCGTGCAGGGCCGCGGGACGCTGATCGAACGCAAGGAGCGGGTCACCTATCCGATCTCCCGCCGCACCCGCTTCTCTCAAGGGCTTGGCCGGCAGGTGAAGGAAATCGGCACGAGGCTTTTCGCCCATGCCCAAGTGCCGGCGAGCGGCGAGATTGCCGCGGCGCTTGGCATTGCGCCCGGCGCGGGGGTCATCGAACTCCGCACCGTCAGCAGCGGCGACGGCCGGCCCCTGTCGGCAGCCGTCAGCTATTTTCCAGCCGACCGCTTCCCGAGGATGGCCGAAGAATATGCGCGTCTAGGTTCCATCACCAAAGCCTTTGCCGCACACGGGCTCGGCGACTACGTCCGCGCCTCGACGGAGATCGTCGCGCGGCACGCGGATGCGGAGGAGCTTGCCCTGCTCGCACTTTCCCCGGGGGCGATCGTCCTGGAGGCGCACGCGGTCAATGCAGATCTCGAAGGCCGGCCGGTGGAATTCTCCCGCACGCGCTTTGCCGCCGACCGGATGAAACTGCGGATCGAGACGTAG
- the phnG gene encoding phosphonate C-P lyase system protein PhnG, which produces MDASKKHETLYGADRKEGMRLLARATLAELSAAWEAIADKPVVASVRGPETGLVMVRGRIGGGGDPFNLGEATVSRAAVRLSSGEVGHGQLLGTDKERARYAAIFDALFQTDAHRPSVEALHRLIAARLEAEDRRKAEETAATRVNFFTMVRGED; this is translated from the coding sequence ATGGATGCGAGCAAGAAACATGAAACCCTGTATGGGGCGGATCGCAAGGAAGGCATGCGGCTGCTGGCGCGCGCCACGCTTGCGGAACTCTCCGCCGCCTGGGAGGCGATTGCCGACAAGCCGGTCGTGGCGTCTGTGCGCGGTCCGGAGACTGGGCTCGTCATGGTACGCGGCCGCATCGGCGGCGGCGGTGATCCCTTCAATCTCGGCGAGGCGACGGTGTCGCGCGCCGCGGTTCGGCTTTCGAGCGGTGAGGTCGGCCACGGACAGCTGCTCGGCACCGACAAGGAACGGGCGCGCTATGCCGCGATCTTCGACGCACTCTTCCAGACCGACGCCCATCGCCCGTCGGTCGAGGCGCTGCACCGGCTGATCGCCGCCCGCCTCGAAGCCGAAGACCGGCGAAAGGCCGAGGAGACGGCCGCGACCCGCGTGAACTTTTTCACCATGGTGCGGGGAGAAGATTGA
- the phnH gene encoding phosphonate C-P lyase system protein PhnH, producing the protein MSPHSQIYAGAFADPVFAAQSVFRTLMDCFARPGTIGRLSASATPPSPLGNASGAVALTLCDHDTPAWLSPALAKSAVPQWIAFHTGACVTEAKDEARFAFVEKGAAVPGFDQFALGTQEYPDRSTTLVVEVEALAGGVPLVASGPGIKEAVVVAPIGLPDIFLDFWTANRAIFPRGIDLVLTAEGAVLCLPRTTKLERE; encoded by the coding sequence ATGAGCCCGCATTCGCAAATCTACGCCGGCGCCTTCGCCGATCCGGTCTTCGCGGCGCAGTCCGTATTCCGCACGCTGATGGACTGCTTCGCGCGGCCGGGTACCATCGGCCGCCTTTCGGCGTCCGCCACACCGCCCTCGCCTCTTGGTAATGCCAGCGGCGCCGTGGCGCTGACGCTCTGCGACCACGACACCCCCGCCTGGCTCTCGCCGGCGCTCGCCAAATCGGCCGTGCCGCAATGGATCGCCTTCCACACCGGCGCATGCGTGACCGAAGCCAAGGACGAGGCGCGTTTCGCCTTCGTCGAGAAGGGTGCCGCAGTCCCGGGTTTCGACCAGTTCGCGCTTGGCACGCAGGAGTATCCCGACCGGTCGACGACGCTCGTCGTCGAGGTCGAGGCGCTGGCGGGCGGTGTGCCGCTCGTCGCTAGCGGCCCGGGCATCAAGGAGGCAGTCGTCGTCGCGCCGATCGGGCTGCCGGACATCTTCCTCGATTTCTGGACCGCCAACCGGGCGATCTTCCCTCGCGGCATCGACCTGGTGCTGACGGCGGAGGGCGCGGTGCTCTGCCTGCCGCGCACGACCAAACTCGAGCGGGAGTAG
- a CDS encoding carbon-phosphorus lyase complex subunit PhnI: MYVAVKGGEAAIANAHRLLADRRRGDRSLPSITIEQVVEQLGLAVDRVMAEASLYDRALAALAVRQARGDMIEAIFILRAYRTTLPRFGYSEPVDTANMTVERRVSATYKDLPGGQLLGPTFDYTHRLLDPSLIADETVSEPAVKEPGEQVMRVSDILDAEGLIEGDGKMPDGHLAGDLTREPMEFPMPRDLRLQALARGDEGFLLALAYSTQRGYGRTHPFVGEIRIGEVEVELDLPEFGFAVSLGTIRVTECQMVNQFKGSATEPPQFTRGYGLVFGQSERKAMSMSLVDRALRTDEFSEDIVAPTQDQEFVISHADNVQATGFVEHLKLPHYVDFQAELDLVRRMRRDYEAARTGGKDGMKEAAE, encoded by the coding sequence ATGTACGTAGCCGTCAAAGGCGGGGAAGCCGCCATTGCCAACGCCCACCGCCTGCTTGCAGACCGTCGCCGCGGCGACCGCTCGCTGCCGTCGATCACCATCGAGCAGGTCGTCGAGCAGCTCGGTCTTGCCGTCGATCGCGTCATGGCCGAGGCCTCGCTTTACGACCGCGCGCTCGCCGCGCTTGCCGTGCGCCAGGCGCGCGGCGACATGATCGAGGCGATCTTCATCCTGCGCGCCTATCGCACCACACTTCCTCGCTTCGGCTATTCCGAACCGGTCGACACGGCGAACATGACGGTCGAACGGCGCGTCTCGGCAACCTACAAGGACCTGCCCGGCGGCCAGCTCCTCGGCCCCACCTTCGATTACACTCACCGCCTGCTCGATCCGTCGCTGATCGCAGATGAGACGGTCTCGGAGCCGGCAGTGAAAGAGCCCGGCGAACAGGTCATGCGGGTCTCTGACATCCTCGACGCCGAGGGCCTGATCGAGGGCGACGGAAAGATGCCTGACGGTCACCTGGCCGGCGACCTGACGCGCGAGCCGATGGAGTTTCCAATGCCGCGCGACTTGCGCCTGCAGGCGCTTGCCCGCGGCGACGAAGGCTTTCTGTTGGCGCTCGCCTATTCCACCCAGCGCGGCTATGGCCGCACCCATCCCTTCGTCGGTGAGATCAGGATCGGCGAGGTGGAGGTGGAGCTCGATCTGCCGGAGTTCGGCTTCGCCGTCTCGCTCGGCACCATCCGCGTCACCGAATGCCAGATGGTCAACCAGTTCAAGGGCTCGGCCACTGAGCCACCGCAGTTCACCCGCGGCTACGGGCTCGTCTTCGGCCAAAGCGAGCGCAAGGCCATGTCGATGTCTCTCGTCGACCGGGCGCTCCGAACCGACGAGTTCAGCGAGGATATCGTTGCCCCGACGCAGGACCAGGAATTCGTCATCTCGCACGCCGACAACGTCCAGGCGACCGGCTTCGTCGAGCATTTGAAGCTGCCGCACTACGTCGACTTCCAGGCCGAGCTCGACCTGGTGCGTCGCATGCGCCGCGACTACGAGGCCGCCCGCACCGGCGGCAAGGACGGCATGAAGGAGGCCGCCGAATGA